Within the Vicia villosa cultivar HV-30 ecotype Madison, WI unplaced genomic scaffold, Vvil1.0 ctg.000262F_1_1_1, whole genome shotgun sequence genome, the region CCTCGTCAACCTAATGTAAGAGATGAGAAATATGGCAATTATCATTCAGATGAAAAGTTATAAGTcattaaagataaaaaatataagTCAAGAGTGTACTTACTTCTTTCATGATTTGTCTCAACTCCGCAGCCGTTATTCGGATTTTTGGACAAACAAATAGTTGAAGTGTTATCACATAAGATAGAGAAATGTTGCCTTCCTTAATCTAGTCTTCCAACTAACTTTTTATCCACAGGCTATTTTTGGACAAACAAATAGTTGAAGTGTTATCACACAAGATAGAGAAATGTTGCCTTCCTTAATCTGATAGTCTTCCAACTAACTTTTCATCCATAAGCTGCAATGTATTCAACTTCTGCTTTTGATAGAGCTATTGTAGATTGCCTCTTGCTAGACTATGAAATCAGATTTTCAACTAGAAATTGAAAgcttccactggtgctttttctttCACGTCAATCTCCAACATAGTCAccatcacaataacctactaatttgtattcttttgattttttatataacaaactaaggttagtagtacctttcagatatctAAAGATTCTCTTAACAACTGTTAAATGAGATTttttaggatctgattggaatctagcacataaACATACACTAAATAGAATGACAAGTCTAGAAGCAATCGGTTACATAAGAGAACCAATCATACATCTGTATAACTTCTCTTCGACCTTCTTATCAGTTTCATCCATCTCAAGAATACACATTGGATGCATAAGAGGCTTAGCCGTTTTACATTCTGATAAGtcaaacttcttcagaagctccTTCGTGTACTTGCTTTGATGAATATGTATATTTCTTCTGAACTTTGGTTGATCTGGATCCCCAGAAAGAACTTTATCTCACCCATCAGACTCACTTTgaattctgcctgcatagacttagaaaTTTCCTTGCAAAGAGAggcatcaacaaaatcaaaaataatatcatccacataaatttGAACAACTAGAATGTCATTTTGGAATGATTTGAAGAAAATAGTTGTAACAACCATTCCTcttgtaaaattatttttcaaaagaaaattgcTTAGTCTTTCATACCATATTCTTGGAGCCTTTTTCAAACCATACACTGATTTCTTCAATTTATAaacaaaatcaatatttttatgattttcaatACCGGGAGGTTGATGAACATAGACTTCCTATGTAATGTAACTATTCAAGAATGCACTCTAAAAATCGAGGTTAAAGTagcgtattttatttttttatgatctATTACCTCAATTTTTCTAAAAACCAAAAGGTAAAGtagcatattttatttttttaattttattatttatgaccaatttgatgaaaaaaattaaaaaaatgaatatttatcGTCCATTTATAAAGTAACAATAGTCAAGACATTGCCAACTCATTAATCCACATGAaacattagtgatccgcgtgaaactcTCACTACCCAATCAAAATGTGAATGCCACAACTATCCATCTTGAATGCAAAGTGCTGAAATTTAAACTTAGCATATTGAAAACAATAATAATGAAAGCAACTGCAGGAAAATATTTCAATGTTAGTTTCTTAATTTAATCTTTTATCTAATAATTTcttgttaaaattgtttaatgtTAGTTGAAGTTGTATCAAGTAAAATGTTTATATTGTTGTTATAGAAATTTAGTATTTAACGATTCAAGTTGTATCAAGTAAAatgtttatattattgttgttacctttttttttgaaatttaatgtttaagtattctattgattttgtttatttgttgttgttgttttaacATTTAAATATTCCATAAATTTTGGCTTTATAGCTCTCTCATTCCTAGGGGAAAGGGGCCCTATTAATCCAGAGTTTTGAACTGAGGTATGAACACTGGCCAAACATTGTTCCCACGaggaatcgaactcggtattccccAAGTGTcttgtgtttttgttgttattataGGTGttcttgttgatgatgatgaggaagacttggaatttgtaaaaaaaattagtgctttacaaataagaaaaaaaacaggTTAACGTTAAAATTTTGTAAACACCACTTTACCCCTcgattataagaaaaaaaaacaagttaaaattaaattcaaaaaatGCAGTTGCTAGGGAGCGAACCCATGACCAGTGCCAATTTTCCCCTTCATTTTTAAATCCCTGAGGTGATAAGTGGAAACTTTTCATGTCTCCATTCATTACCTCGCTTGTGTAACCAAGATTATATCCATTTCGTGTCTGAGGTTAAAAGCACTTTTTGTAGCAGTGGATACTGAGATTCTGAATAAACAAATCAAAGAAGTTGAAGCTACATCCAAAGCTATTCTGAGGATAGAAGAGGGATCTTCAGCTTTTCAACCAGCTTTTGTAGATGGTGATGAGAAGAAAGAAACTACTGCAGGAACTACTTCTGAACATGCTACAAAAACTGTTTTAAAATCTGCTGTTGTAGATGGTGATGAGAAGAAAGATACTTCTGCAGGAACAACCTCTGAACATGCTACTGAAACTGTTTTAAAACCTGATGCTGTAACTAATGGCACATGTATGTCTTTGAGAACAATCTAGACTATTCCATTCCCCTTAGCCACATATCACCAACTCCTTCACCTAAACAATCATATGAACATACTCTATGAGAAAATGTTATGACTTCGTATGACTCAGATTCCCTAACCATTGCACAAGTCCTGGATACCTTTAATGCATTATTTGTACTACATGATCTGTCTATGCATTTAGGTGGTGATTTTATCTTAGAACATGAGCTACCTTGCCTTTGAACACCATGACTGATCCTGATCAGTTCATGAAACTTATACCAGAAAATCTCGATAATCCTTAATAACACACCACTTCTTCAACCAGTCCCAAATTAACCTCATCCTCTAGATCTGATTCTTCACAATCGAATCTTTTACCTATTCACTCCAAACTTCTCCAAGCTATTACTTCTGAGGTGAACTTCAGACTGGAGCAGAACAAGACATCCAAGCCCAAATTCACTCAATAATCATCCAAGACCAGTTTTTCCAAACTCATcatgaaataaaatttgaataaatGAACCTAGACCTAGCTAATCATGTACCCGGACCTCTTTAGACCCTTCCTGACCAAACGCCACCTGAACCACAACCCAAACCTCATCATAACCCTCTTCAACAAAAACTGAATTTGGAACTAAAAAACATACTAGTTCCTTTCTTTAAAGAAAGAACCTCACCTAACCCTTCACCCCTTCCAAAATATGTCCCTTCAAACCTTCCCTTCTTTATTCAGAACCATTTGGAAGAGTATAGACCCGTTCTCTGGGATAGAATGCAAGAATTGGTTCCTGAGAGACTCGCATCATCTATCTTTATGGTTTATGCTGCTAAATGGGATTCTCTCACAACCATATCAGGAAGCTTTGAAACAGATATGTTGATGCTTCTCTCAAAGACTCACTTGTGCTAAAAGTTCTCTGCAACGACTCTTTCATGGATATCTATATAAGGAGCTGAAGATTTGAAGAAATACAAAACACTACTCCTTAACAAGAAAAAAGAAGTTACTCTGTCAAAATAAAGAGCATAAGTTAACTTAGAACTTCTTACCAATTATATATTCTTAGAAGTTCTTAGGTCTTAGATTTTTATGTGTTGTATTTTGTTTACacctctgattgtatatcaaTTATAATTATCAAACTATCACTATCATTTATCTTCTAGATAGATTGTAGGAAGTctgttgcttgtgtgcttgagcatttggAAGTTTCTTGCTTGTGTACTTGAGCATTGAAGTCTCTGGCTTGTGGGATTGAGCATTAAAGTCTCTTGCATGTGTGCTTGAGCAATTAtaagtttctttcttttgttcttgAGCATTGAAgtcccttacttgtgtgtttggcCATTGAAAGTATCTTGCTTGTATGCTTGAGTAATTTGTAATCAGATTCGATTATAGTGGAAATCTCTTGGAAGTGCAAGGGGACTAGACTACTTCTAATTTATAGGAGGAACTAGGATAGTTGCTTGTGTATTTTCTTGCGCTCTTCTTTATTTCTGATCAATATTATTCCGCTTCTATAATCATTAGACTCTGATCATATAATGAACATTGTGGTCAGAATCTGACAGGTGCTTTTAAAGAGAAAAATTAGGAAAAGTTAACATAATTCAACCCCTTCTTGTGTTTTTATCACTTTCATCACTTTCAGGCATCAAGAATTGTGTGCCATCTTCAGTTGTAACCTTTGGGGTGTCCATCATTTTAAGACTATTTTCCAAGTTTTACTATCCATGGGCTTGAGAAAAGCAATCACACAAGCTTTCCAACAATTATAGTTTGTGCCATATAGAATGGGTGACCGATTTACAGATTCTCCTTCTTTAGCATTGTCCATTTTGAACAGAATATATAATTCCCCTAGAGCTCATCCTACCAGAACATGGTGCATGCCCTGATGCCAAATGAAATTCTAATCTTCGGATGACAAGATGTCACACACATTATTGTAACAATGTGTATGACAAGTACAACACATAATCAgtaaaataaagacaataaataaaataacgcAAAAATTGGTAACTCAATTCAGTGCAAAGTCACATACATTTGGAGGGTGTTAACCCAATAAAAGAAAATTCACTCTTAATAGTCACAAATATAAATTGGTATGATTTGAACTCTCCTAGttcaatgtctcttttcttaatatTACATATGAATTTATATTCAAGACTTCTCTAAATATGAGATCTCTCATTTTCACTCAaatattcacccaattgtttggAGAGTTACAAATATTTATGAATGATGAAACGAAATTACAACTCTAAATACTCTATTCTCTCAACTTAAGAATTAGACTCAAGAATAAAGTATTATTAAACAAAACAACAAgactcaaaataaataaacacgTCTAACTTGTCTAGCTTTATTGTGAAAAGTCTAAACCTTTACAATTGAGCCTCCTAAAAAATGTTTAATGCAAAATGTCTCACCCGCACGGACGAACATGTTACTTTCTTACTTAATCGCATAAAAGAAACAACCAACTGATCTAAATTGTCCATTTTTTACCCATATTATTGGTATAAAGTATTCATCTATTTTATCCATAATTAATCTTCCTTGAGAAAGTTCACTATCCAATTTCTAACCATTTTGTCCACAAAGTTAGAACCTAATACGTCCATGTCACATTTAACATACTTGGCCAATCAATATAACAAAGTAATCTTAACAAGTTCATAAATATTATTTACATGTTAATGAAATCAACAAAAGGAAACATAGCCTAATATgttcaatttttattttctctcttaACATAACAAtgcttcaaaaatttgatcattcttaataaataaatagtagaaAATTAAAAACATAAGTCCTCCCTAAAATATCACACACACATTCGAATTTGGTTCCCATGAACAAGAAGATGTTGTTGATTCACCATTTCATGACACCTCCTTATTCCTTCATTACTATTTCCCACTACCATAGGAGTTcccatatcttcttcttcttcttcctcctccttTTCAACTTCTTCTTCCTCCACCTCTTCAACTTCTTcactatcttcttcttcttcactttcttcttcttcatcactgtCTCGATCTGGTATCAGATGCAATGTCAACCGTCCATCATGCCGCGAAGCATGAAGAATATCCGGTCGGTGTATTCTAACTTCCGTTAACTCCAACCTCCCGTCTTTCCTCACCGGCCTCAGATAAAAACTAGGTTTACCATTCCGATTCAACGACGGAATCGGCGGCGGAAACGACCTCATCGAATTTCCTCTACTTTCACCTCTTTTCATCGTAATCTTCCTCCTCCAAATCTCATCATTCTCATCACTATTCATCCTCGTATTCATATCCATTCTATCGTAATCTCTCCTCTCATCACAACTCTCGAATCCAAGACTTTCAGTGCAAGACATCAATCCATCAACATCACCGGAAACAAATTCAATCCGCGACGGATTTCGAGAATTCTCATTAttgtttagcttcaaatttaacATCGTGGTTGATTCAAGAACATTCGGAACCGGAATCTTATCGGTGATGATAGTAGTAACCAGAGCCAATCCAGGACGAGAAACTGAAACTGAAACTGAGTGAGATTGTGCAGTAGTGACGGTGGTTAGATTGAGAAGAGATTGAATATTTTTCTTGAACAAGTTAATAACAGAATTTAGAAGAATAGGAATAGGGTAATATAAAAAGagagtatttgtatttgtatctGAATCTGTTTCTGTCATGGTTGAGTTTTTTTGCTTGAAAAGAATAGGGTAAAAAAGAGGTGAAAACTGAAAAGTGTTATATAGTTAGAAATGATGTAATGTTAATGATATATTATGTTATGATTCATGATGAAACATTGATGATGGGGTGCCAAAGAAAATGATGAGGTGGAGAGTTTGTTATTCAAGAAATGAGCTGGATGGGGTCAGTAAACGGTGCCGGGACCCACGTtggattattatttatttaattagtaatGAGTGTGATTCCCTTTAAATAGCAGTTTTTATTGTTGGTAATCTGTTTTAGTTGTATGGGTTGAATTTAACAGTAAGATTAACCTCTTATTAGTGTTATGAGTTTTAGATAGAGTTGTATATTGGTTTGAATTGTTCATTCAATacgtttttgtttgtttgttaagGGTGGATGATGTCCAGCTGTTttggaaattaaaagaaaatgaaaaatggaATTTTGGATATTGCCGTGCTATTTGATTTGACTACATCacttttataaatatcaataaatgGTTGTGAAGTGAGCATCACGTAAATTTGTATCTATGTGTTAATGAGAAATGCTGAACCTACACCAAAAGTTACATATACACCGTATATATAGAGTTGTTAAAATGGGCTCGGCGCCATTGGACCGGCCCATAAGCCCTACAATTTAGCGCGGGTCGGGCCGCAAAATATCTTAAAAAAAGATGACCTTGTCTTTTTGGGCCAGTCCACCGGGCCGGGCCAAGCGGGCTTCGGGCTAgtccattaaaaaaagattttgataaattttggagaaaaaagattgagataagatatgattttataaatgtgttttcaagtcataaagaaaagttaaagagaatcaacatatattttcaaaatgatgtgatcaaggaaatggttgtgagatgtagaaaaaatttgataagtattggtgataatattaagttactttatacttttattgggatgattttgtggtattcatatatatatttgtggataaatattttaaacatcacttatatacgtttatgatgactttttacttatgttgtattgcatttatccattacatcctttttataaaattaaaattataatattgaaatactgGCCGGGCTGGTCCATCGGGTCGCACGGGCCTTTGAAAAATGGGTCGGGCTCACTCTATGTGGCCCATTTAGCAATTGGGCTGGGCCGGGCCAGCCCATTAAAACGCGTTGGCCCACCAGGCCGAAGCAGGCTGGGCTGGGCCGGCCCATTTGACAGCTCTACGTATATATGTACACTTACctatactttttgttttgtttaataatttttttgtattgatttttatGTGACATAAAAAAATGATTGGAAATGGACTATGGTGTAAGATACGGTATAGGTTTATGAGTGTAAACATAGCACTCCTGATGTGTTAATATCTCTTCTTCGTAAACTTGAAAGTCAAGTGTTTGAGGTGTAGTTGGTACACGTTTTTtctttaactaatgttataaaaactcaaatttttgacaatttataaggtgaaaaatattttgaatatttacTCAATGATTTAAAAATAGGATTGATCATCAAATTGGTGGGTATATTGGATCTCTAGTTGATTGGTCGAATTACTAAATTAATGATCGAAACGCATGATTAAATTGAATAATTCGGTTGAATAAaccaatttttataacaaaattatatatttactAAATCGGTCGAATCAAATGATTTAATGTCTAAAAAATTTTAAGCTTTAATTGCAAATAAGGGATTGTTCCAAAtaagtttttgaataaactctaattatattatattttattttatttttaaaattatcaaaaCTGCAGTAAAAAAATGCATTTGACCCGTCGGTTTTTCAAAACAACCGATTTATCAATTTTGAGTGATTCTAATTCATTCAATAGCATATCCGATTCAACAATCAGATCATACCGTTGACCCTTTCGATTCCCGATTCGACCAATTCGACCGATTGGTTCGATCCGATTTTCAAAAGTACATACTAGTGTTCACCATATTTATAAGGTcaataatatatgttttattatatTAGAAAAGTTTTTTCAATTGaagttataataaatattaaaaatttacacTCAATATATAACAAGATATTTATTTAAAGGTTAACTATATTTTTCAtccttataaataatttaaatgtgattttagtctctataaaaattTCTTCTAATAATAGTCTTCTTAAAAAATTTCatccacacttttggtccctcctgTTAAATCTATCGCTAATTCAGTCGTTAAGTAGAAATTGTCGCTAAAACTGTCGCTAATTCGGTTGTTAAGTTGTAAAAACAGTCGCTAAGTTACGGGAGGGATAAAATATGTGGATGGAAATTTTTAGGAGAACCATtctttaaagaattttttttttaaaactaaaagtgAAATATGAGATATTTAGGAAAACCACCAACATATttaactctttatttaatatacacaattttttaataaaaattataaataagatGTAGGTtattaattatgtaaaaaaaaatatatatcatttatttcaatttttatctACAAAACAAAGACATGGTAATTAGAATTGTCAAATAGGCCGATTTGGTCCAACCTGCTTCGGCTCGTCCTAACCCGCTTCGGGTTGGTGGGCCAAGATGTTTAAATGGGCTGGTCCGACCCGATTGTTTAATGGGCTAAAGAAAAATGAGTCTGGTGTATTTTTTAGTTCAACCCGTATTTTAAtattatgattttaattttataaaaaagatgTAATGGATAAAAGCTACCTAACATAAATAGAGAGTCACCATAAACTTAgttaagtgatgtttaaaatattcatcaaatcaacATCCATATTATGGATTATGCCAATTATTTCAATTGGCCCAAATCCCTCTTAGGTATAAACGGTCCAATAAGCATTGGTCCAATCCATAGAGCTAGTTGGAGGACATATCCCCTTCGACCGGGCACGACTAACCTTTAAGCCTCCCATAACTGAGGACTATCCGAGCACGCTTGGCTTCCTTCGGCAACGGCTAGTTCCTTACGTCCGGCCAGTTAAGACCTAGTCAACAGTTTCCTATATTTTGGGCCCTGGATTTACGCCCAGACCCACAAATATAACATGACCCAATCTACATTAAGGATAacactataaatagccctctacctCTAGAGGGAAAGATAATTCAAACTTTATCCAAACTCTCATATTTTCTATTGTAACTTTGTTTtccttcttactttggcatcagagtgccttgcaggtacaacccccttTTTTCTCGACCATCATCGAAGATCAAGCTACCTGTTGTCAGCCACCTGTTCAGAACCACACACGCACGCACACGCACAATTAGGATGaagatatattttaaagtatttttgaaaaaagttgagagttgaatatcatgtcaataaataaaattttatgagtgtaaattttatagaaaatttagaGAACTATTAAATCACAAAGGATGAAAATCTGAAGGCTTAAAATCGCTCAATACGGatcaaaatcaaacacaaaaCCAAAAATACAATTAATCAAAAACGTGATTAATGATATATATACGAAATAAGAATTTAACAAACAATTTTGATatattatttcaatatgtttgacAATTCCTCAAACAATAATTGATTTTTGTGAGGTCATTTGATGTATGTGTATTGGtcaatttgaaaaaataatttgagAGAGACATATTCAAATTGTTAAGATGGCTGAAAATCAATACAGATGAATACTTAGCTTAGCTACACGTAGTTGAAGTGCTGCACGTGGTGGTAATATTTGGATTATATTAGCCGCAAATatactttaaaagaaaatatcagaaatagacaaatagagaaaaaaactaagatttgtacaattaaaaaattaaaaccggAGAGGAATTTAAAGTCAGGCCCctaaaataatttgatttgtcAATTTTTATATTAAGTGGTCCATTAGTCCAGAATCTTATATATacttttccaaatcaaatttccatatttcaaaatattaacaACTTTTTCCAACATCATTTATTCTATTTAGAATCTCAATACAAGGAAGCTTCATAATAAAACCAATATTATAAAATACTCAGGCCCCTAAAATAATAACCAGTGATGGCATATATGCATACCTCAAACCATTATCACCAAGACCATCCAGCCAAACTATAGTAGCTTGGCATTTTCCTTTAGGTCTCACTACATGTGTCTTAACAACTCCAAAGTGGCAAAGTTCTTCTATGAGTTCTACTACCTTCAAAGGAAACATAAAGTATAAACACATTTGATATTTCAAAATGTGGTATAGAAAAAATGTAATGATAAATCAAGATTTTAAATAGTGATCATGTTTATAACTTGAACAAGAACTAGTGATCTTACAATTTATAACACGACTAAGGTGATAAAAGATGAGATATAGAACAACATAAACAATAACTTGACCTTACAAACAGAATTGTGGGAGGGCAACATGAATTTGGTTATTTGTTAAAAAACTAGTGCAGAGTAAAATATGAATTCATTGTACTCTTTATgaaacttcttcagcaattcaacATATGCTATAATAACAATATCGTTTAAATTTGTGAACAATAATAAGACATTGCAGTGAGTTCATATCTTTACGCCCAATACAAtagttttttaataaatatgaaaCATTTAACATAAGTGGGAAAATTGAGTAACAAAACATTTCTCACTTACAAATAAGATACATTCATGATTAACAAAATCAACACTCACATTATCAATGTGCAAGCAGAGAAAGATTGTCGTAATCCCTACAATAGTAGCAACATATAACACATGCATTAGTGAGAATTAGAGATTTTAAGTAAACTCCTCAAACTAATTCTTTAAAAATTGTTATGTTTATTCCTTCCTCAAACATAATTTCTTAATTAATCTTATTCACCTTTTCTTAAGCTTTACACTTGATTTTCTGCCCATATTCCAAAAGTAACACCAGCCCCCCTTTTGTCTATTCCATTTGACTAAATCATACCACTTAAGTCCATTTCCATTTTTCCAAATTGATATCTACACAATTCAAAACTACAATCATTAGAAGCAAATATAGTTTAACATTATttataattcaaaattcaaacacaaCTTCAAATCATAGTTAAGAGGACCCATTTCAGATATCTAAAAGAAAGTCCAAAAcaacaatgttatcaaaatcataGAACCCAATTTTGAACCAAGACACTAAAACCCTAAAAATTATTATGATTAAACACACATAAAAAACTTAAATCCTAGAAAAATAACAATTTCAcatattataaatgaaaaattatgTAGTAATTTTTCTAGTTTATGAAATCAACACAATCAAAGAGTTCAACCATGAAACTAGCAAGAGAGACATACAAGAGAGAAGAGATAGGAACAAGGTGAATCTTACCAGAAGAGAGAGATAGGTTGAATTGATAAAAGACAAAGGATAGAGACGAAGGTGATGAAGACCGACATGAGAGGCAAGACGCAAATCCAAAGACGGCAGCGTAAGAGCGATATCGCTGTTGCAGAGAAACCGGCGTGAGAGAGATGAACTTCAATCTTTTACCCTTTTacccaatgttttaaaaaccggaccggtcatcaaaCCGGTAAGgttactgggtcactggttcatCGGTTGAACcattgggtcactggtcgaaccgcattatcaaaccggattaaaccggataactcggtttaTAAACcggtcattatataggtataaaaccggacTATATAGCTATAAAACCGGTTGAACCGGATCattcaatattaaaaaatatataaataacacttaaatttttgaaaaatatcatACCATAAATTcattaattcataaattaaaattcaaatttaaacatAAGTCTAATTgcaaaacaaaataatacaaattaCAAAATACAAATCTAATTGCAACATAATTTTATTgagtattttaaaacaaaaataactccaatgtcTACTAAGTACCAAGCATATTAaagatataataattttaaagcaAAGTACCAagcataacaaattaaattttgtCCATAATCCAAATTAAAGAACCTCATTTATTGATAATGACTCCCTTCTTTGTCGTATTAGCCTATTAGAAGTTGAATTCACAAACTTTTGATATATGAATCAATTTTATTTatgatataataatttttttcacaatttttttgaactcaaattagagatgaagCTTTCATCCAAATTAAATATCATTATGTCCCACTATATCTGTGTGATATGATATCTTGTCCTTCAATTTCAATGGTGCCGTCCTTTTTAAATGTGTTTTGTCTCCATCCCAATCATTCACTTGTGAAACAAAATCACTCATCACTACTCCCATTAACATTGCCTAACCCACTTTTATCAAATAT harbors:
- the LOC131626103 gene encoding protein FANTASTIC FOUR 1-like, translating into MTETDSDTNTNTLFLYYPIPILLNSVINLFKKNIQSLLNLTTVTTAQSHSVSVSVSRPGLALVTTIITDKIPVPNVLESTTMLNLKLNNNENSRNPSRIEFVSGDVDGLMSCTESLGFESCDERRDYDRMDMNTRMNSDENDEIWRRKITMKRGESRGNSMRSFPPPIPSLNRNGKPSFYLRPVRKDGRLELTEVRIHRPDILHASRHDGRLTLHLIPDRDSDEEEESEEEEDSEEVEEVEEEEVEKEEEEEEEDMGTPMVVGNSNEGIRRCHEMVNQQHLLVHGNQIRMCV